The Methyloferula stellata AR4 genome includes a window with the following:
- a CDS encoding dienelactone hydrolase family protein yields the protein MWTPKPCPLWRTGALPIGRCHMSNGPEISVRQVQIPPLGLDGTLRLPLHPIGVVLFAHGSGSSRFSPRNVAVASVLNDAGFATILLDLLAPEEEGNRGNVFDISLLADRLIDAIKWIDRDPELSKLPLGLFGASTGAGAALVAASRVGDRISAVVSRSGRPDLAGSALRKVRAPTLLIVGGHDDAVIDLNQQALAQLKSPKVLSIVPGATHLFSEHGALEAVSKLASKWFSVHLRQLAVAGSIVL from the coding sequence ATGTGGACACCCAAGCCATGTCCACTATGGCGCACGGGGGCCTTGCCAATTGGGCGGTGCCATATGTCGAACGGACCTGAAATCAGCGTTCGTCAAGTCCAAATCCCACCTCTTGGACTTGACGGTACTTTGCGGCTGCCTCTCCACCCTATCGGCGTGGTTCTATTTGCGCATGGAAGCGGCTCCAGCCGTTTCAGCCCGCGCAACGTGGCCGTCGCCTCCGTATTGAATGATGCCGGTTTTGCAACGATTTTGCTTGACCTCCTGGCTCCAGAGGAAGAGGGCAATCGCGGCAACGTATTCGACATATCCTTGCTGGCGGACCGATTGATCGATGCGATCAAGTGGATCGACCGCGATCCTGAACTCTCCAAACTGCCACTCGGCCTATTTGGCGCGAGCACCGGCGCGGGGGCAGCGCTCGTGGCGGCGTCCCGGGTCGGCGACAGGATAAGCGCCGTCGTTTCCCGCAGCGGCCGTCCGGATCTGGCCGGTTCCGCTCTGCGCAAAGTGCGCGCGCCGACATTGCTGATCGTGGGAGGTCACGATGATGCGGTCATCGATCTCAACCAGCAGGCTTTGGCGCAGCTAAAATCACCAAAGGTGCTGAGCATCGTGCCAGGTGCCACGCATCTTTTTTCTGAACATGGCGCGCTCGAAGCCGTCAGCAAATTGGCGAGCAAATGGTTTTCCGTGCATCTTCGCCAGCTTGCCGTCGCGGGCAGCATCGTCCTTTAA
- a CDS encoding dihydroorotase has protein sequence MPQTYDVLLRGGTLVNQDGESPRDIGICGEKIAGIGDLSQASAGQLIDATGLHILPGVIDTQVHFREPGFEHKEDLESGSRSAVLGGVTAVFEMPNTNPLTTGEAQLSDKVRRGLHRMHCDFAFWVGGTHENAKHVAELERLPGAAGIKVFMGASTGTLLVEDDSGVAAILAHTKRRAAFHSEDEYRLNERKPLRIANDPSSHPVWRDEIAALQSTQRLVRIAREQHALIHVLHVSTAEEIDFLSEHKDIASVEITTHHLTLDASDYARIGTKLQMNPPVRDSRHRDHIWWGVEQGIADILGSDHAPHTLEEKAKPYPQSPSGMPGVQTLVPIMLDHVHAGRLTLARFVDMTSAGPARLFGIAGKGRIAVGFDADLTIVDLKRRETITDQWIASRAGWTPYAGKEVVGWPIGTFVRGKQVMWEGELTTPSTGEPVRFLDTL, from the coding sequence ATGCCGCAGACTTACGACGTTCTCCTCAGAGGTGGAACCCTTGTCAATCAAGATGGCGAAAGTCCAAGAGATATAGGGATTTGCGGCGAAAAAATCGCCGGGATAGGGGATTTGTCGCAGGCTTCGGCCGGGCAGTTGATCGACGCCACGGGGCTCCATATCCTGCCAGGCGTGATCGACACCCAGGTGCATTTCCGCGAGCCAGGTTTCGAACATAAGGAAGATTTGGAGTCGGGCTCCCGCTCGGCCGTCCTCGGCGGGGTCACGGCCGTCTTCGAAATGCCGAATACGAACCCGCTGACGACGGGCGAGGCGCAGCTTTCCGACAAGGTCCGCCGCGGCCTCCATAGGATGCATTGCGACTTCGCCTTCTGGGTCGGTGGCACGCATGAAAATGCCAAGCATGTGGCGGAGCTCGAACGGCTTCCGGGTGCCGCCGGGATCAAGGTCTTCATGGGCGCCTCGACGGGGACGCTGCTTGTCGAAGACGATTCCGGCGTCGCCGCCATTCTCGCCCACACGAAGCGGCGCGCCGCCTTTCATTCGGAGGACGAATATCGACTGAACGAGCGCAAGCCGTTGCGCATAGCGAATGATCCTTCGTCGCATCCCGTTTGGCGCGACGAGATCGCCGCTTTGCAATCGACGCAGCGTCTCGTGCGAATCGCGCGCGAGCAGCATGCCCTCATTCATGTGCTGCATGTCTCGACCGCCGAGGAGATCGATTTTCTGAGCGAACACAAGGATATTGCGAGCGTCGAGATCACCACGCATCATCTGACGCTCGATGCCTCCGATTACGCCCGCATTGGCACCAAGCTGCAGATGAATCCGCCGGTGCGCGATTCGAGACATCGCGACCATATCTGGTGGGGAGTGGAGCAGGGTATCGCCGATATTCTCGGCTCCGACCATGCGCCGCATACGCTGGAAGAAAAGGCCAAGCCCTATCCACAGAGTCCTTCAGGTATGCCGGGTGTGCAGACTTTGGTGCCGATCATGCTCGATCACGTCCATGCCGGCCGTCTGACGCTCGCCCGATTCGTCGATATGACCAGTGCCGGCCCTGCACGCCTCTTCGGCATTGCCGGAAAGGGCCGCATCGCGGTTGGTTTTGACGCGGATCTGACGATCGTCGATCTGAAACGGCGCGAGACGATCACGGATCAATGGATCGCGTCACGCGCAGGCTGGACGCCCTATGCCGGCAAGGAGGTCGTGGGCTGGCCCATCGGTACCTTCGTGCGCGGCAAGCAGGTCATGTGGGAAGGCGAGCTGACAACGCCGTCCACAGGCGAGCCGGTCCGCTTCCTGGATACCTTATGA
- a CDS encoding YgfZ/GcvT domain-containing protein: MTSGASLLTDRGVLRVAGPDAATFLQKLITNSVQKFEPGESRFSGLLTPQGKLLFDFFVVPLPEGPDAGFYFDCVKEQSADLAKRINFHKMRAKVTIEDLSTSLGVAAFWGSEPPAITDATVYRDCRVDGMGWRVIAPIANLEKAVATDMAAYEAFCIDKAVPKGGVDFEYGDTFVHDVNLDQLHGVDFKKGCYVGQEVVARVHFRKSARKRIVKIHFDGPAPAPGTPVMAGETNIGLVGSIAGSEGLAQLRIDFLEDAKAAGTAVKAGDVPVAVTVPEALIETASGVEKRL; this comes from the coding sequence ATGACAAGCGGAGCTAGTCTTCTCACCGACCGGGGCGTGCTTAGGGTAGCGGGCCCGGATGCGGCAACTTTTCTGCAAAAGCTGATCACCAACAGCGTCCAGAAATTCGAGCCGGGCGAGAGCCGATTCAGCGGGCTTTTGACCCCGCAAGGCAAGCTTTTGTTCGATTTCTTCGTGGTCCCCCTGCCGGAAGGCCCGGACGCCGGTTTCTACTTCGACTGCGTCAAAGAGCAGTCGGCCGATCTCGCCAAACGCATCAATTTCCACAAAATGCGCGCCAAGGTGACGATCGAGGACCTTTCCACGAGCTTAGGCGTCGCAGCCTTCTGGGGGAGCGAACCGCCGGCGATCACTGACGCCACCGTCTACCGGGATTGCCGGGTGGACGGTATGGGCTGGCGGGTCATCGCGCCGATTGCAAATCTGGAAAAGGCGGTCGCAACCGACATGGCCGCCTACGAAGCCTTCTGCATAGACAAGGCCGTGCCGAAAGGCGGCGTCGATTTCGAATATGGCGACACTTTCGTCCATGACGTCAATCTCGACCAGTTGCACGGGGTCGATTTCAAGAAAGGCTGCTATGTCGGCCAGGAAGTTGTGGCGCGCGTGCATTTCCGCAAATCGGCACGCAAGCGCATCGTGAAGATCCATTTCGACGGTCCAGCGCCCGCCCCTGGAACGCCGGTGATGGCGGGCGAGACCAATATCGGCCTCGTCGGTTCGATCGCCGGCTCCGAAGGGCTTGCGCAATTGCGTATCGATTTTCTGGAAGACGCAAAAGCCGCAGGCACGGCTGTCAAGGCTGGCGACGTGCCGGTCGCCGTCACGGTTCCGGAGGCCCTGATCGAAACAGCTTCCGGCGTCGAAAAGCGGCTCTGA
- a CDS encoding acyl carrier protein encodes MTQPDLLAALTEIFRENFDDEKLVLTMKTTAGDIAGWDSAKMVMLVLAVEERFDVRFRSREIDALRSIGDWVALIEAAAASRPQL; translated from the coding sequence ATGACGCAGCCTGACCTTCTCGCCGCGCTGACGGAAATCTTCCGCGAAAATTTCGACGACGAAAAACTCGTCCTGACAATGAAGACCACCGCAGGCGACATTGCCGGCTGGGACTCGGCGAAAATGGTCATGCTGGTGCTCGCCGTCGAGGAGCGTTTCGACGTCCGCTTTCGCAGCCGCGAAATCGATGCCCTGCGCTCCATCGGCGATTGGGTCGCGCTGATCGAAGCGGCGGCTGCGAGCCGGCCGCAGCTCTGA
- a CDS encoding acyl-CoA desaturase — MNQATTILDASQPQRPARTVFSSAAFHRIQLRHFILFDVLPALGTLAAFVSLRWLPLHVTDIVLFSVFWLATGLGLTVGYHRYFSHRAFTAARPVAYLLLVLGLMAARGPMISWVAMHRRHHELSDRDGDMHSPNLHGETLSGRMRGFIHAHLTWMIRHDYPNVARYVPDLLRNRDLMRLNRSYYFWVAFGLALPALIGGLVQWRWQGALTGFLWGGVVRIFVVEQTMSAINSLCHLVGTKAFARGDQSRNNVWLGFVTWGEAHHNNHHAFSNSAAFGLRWHELDPGFWFIRSLGILGLVWDIKLPQETKIISERRPGT; from the coding sequence ATGAATCAAGCCACGACCATTCTTGATGCTTCGCAACCGCAACGCCCGGCGCGCACGGTTTTTTCGAGCGCCGCGTTTCATCGCATCCAATTGCGTCACTTCATTCTGTTCGATGTGCTCCCCGCCTTGGGCACATTGGCCGCCTTCGTCTCGCTTCGCTGGCTGCCTCTGCATGTTACCGACATTGTTTTGTTTTCGGTGTTCTGGCTTGCGACCGGGCTTGGTCTGACGGTTGGCTATCATCGCTATTTTTCGCATCGGGCCTTTACGGCGGCGCGGCCGGTTGCCTATCTACTCCTGGTCTTAGGACTGATGGCGGCCCGCGGCCCGATGATCTCCTGGGTCGCCATGCATCGCCGTCACCATGAGCTGTCCGATCGCGACGGCGATATGCATTCGCCCAATCTGCATGGCGAGACTCTGTCCGGCCGCATGCGCGGTTTTATCCATGCGCATCTGACTTGGATGATCCGCCACGATTATCCAAATGTCGCGCGCTACGTTCCCGATCTTCTGCGCAACCGCGATCTGATGCGGTTGAACCGCTCTTATTATTTTTGGGTGGCGTTCGGGCTGGCACTTCCGGCGCTCATCGGTGGGCTTGTCCAGTGGCGCTGGCAGGGCGCCTTGACCGGCTTTCTCTGGGGCGGGGTTGTCCGCATCTTCGTCGTCGAGCAGACGATGTCGGCGATCAATTCATTGTGTCATCTGGTCGGTACCAAGGCCTTCGCCCGCGGCGATCAAAGCCGGAACAATGTCTGGCTGGGGTTTGTCACCTGGGGCGAGGCACATCACAATAATCACCATGCATTTTCCAATTCGGCGGCTTTTGGGCTAAGGTGGCACGAACTCGACCCCGGCTTCTGGTTTATCCGAAGCCTGGGGATTTTGGGTCTCGTCTGGGATATCAAGCTGCCGCAGGAGACAAAAATCATCTCCGAGCGAAGGCCGGGGACCTGA
- a CDS encoding acyl carrier protein → MLERAPADIDPNAKFSRIGFDSAMSVQLVVALEELLNIELSPDLIDSFPTIASLSAHLAKVRAQLPKDS, encoded by the coding sequence ATGCTTGAGCGGGCTCCTGCCGATATCGATCCCAACGCGAAATTCAGCCGCATCGGTTTTGATTCAGCAATGTCCGTTCAATTGGTCGTGGCGCTCGAAGAACTTCTCAACATCGAGCTCAGCCCCGATTTGATCGACAGCTTTCCGACCATCGCAAGCCTGTCGGCGCATCTTGCAAAAGTTCGGGCGCAATTGCCGAAAGACTCGTAG
- a CDS encoding fatty acyl-AMP ligase → MRAALAPSDIALRFLSDRGKVEAELSFASLRARAMAVAEDLVARGAKPCDRAILAFPPGLEFLIAWFGCLYANVIAVPMMPPRRASARDSSENIIGDCKPRFGFTSQSFVIRDEMIARFAEYAIDWILLDIDTTHEPVGNKLPAPAPGDIAFLQYTSGSTASPKGVMVSHADLIANLDMIRIGFGNGPQSTYVSWVPLFHDMGLILNVLEAIYIGAPCVLVSPVSFLQRPLVWLRAISDFKAEVAGGPNFAFDHCVSRFQAKQMEGVDLSSWKVAINAAEPVRAGTLQRFTETFAPYGFDAHAFYPCYGMAEATVWMTGGTRWQDVKIKKVSKAGLQGLKIGAPVDDADAQSVVGCGLAGIGSKIAIVDPETMARLPAGRIGEIWGRGPHIAQGYWEKPEATSETFGAMISDETEGPWLRTGDLGFLDEDGEIYIAGRIKDIIIIRGRNYYPQDIEHTVQLTDEALRPGFGAAFTIIAADEQEKLVIVQEVERTQRHRADLPDIAGNVREAVAEAHDLAVHCIILVPPGVVPKTTSGKIQRRLTRQLWQDGALDILHQL, encoded by the coding sequence ATGCGTGCCGCATTGGCACCATCCGACATTGCTCTGAGGTTTCTCTCGGATCGCGGCAAGGTCGAAGCGGAACTGAGTTTCGCATCGCTGCGCGCGCGTGCAATGGCCGTTGCCGAAGATCTCGTCGCGCGCGGAGCCAAGCCTTGCGATCGCGCCATCCTCGCCTTCCCGCCCGGCCTTGAATTTCTCATTGCCTGGTTCGGCTGTCTTTATGCAAACGTGATCGCCGTGCCGATGATGCCGCCGCGCCGCGCCAGCGCGCGGGATTCGAGCGAGAACATCATCGGCGACTGCAAACCGCGCTTTGGCTTCACGAGTCAGTCCTTCGTGATCCGCGACGAGATGATCGCCCGCTTTGCGGAATACGCAATCGATTGGATCTTGCTCGACATAGACACCACGCATGAGCCCGTGGGCAACAAACTGCCCGCGCCGGCGCCAGGCGACATCGCCTTCCTGCAATATACGTCCGGCTCGACCGCCTCGCCGAAAGGCGTGATGGTGTCTCACGCCGATCTCATCGCCAATCTCGATATGATCCGGATCGGCTTCGGCAATGGCCCGCAATCGACCTATGTGAGCTGGGTCCCGCTCTTTCACGACATGGGGCTGATCCTGAATGTGCTGGAGGCGATCTATATAGGCGCGCCTTGCGTTCTGGTTTCGCCGGTCTCGTTTCTGCAGCGCCCGCTCGTATGGCTTCGCGCGATTTCCGACTTCAAGGCCGAAGTCGCGGGCGGTCCCAATTTCGCTTTCGATCATTGCGTTTCGCGGTTTCAGGCAAAGCAGATGGAAGGCGTCGATCTGTCGTCCTGGAAAGTCGCGATCAATGCCGCCGAGCCGGTCCGCGCCGGCACTTTGCAGCGTTTCACCGAGACATTCGCGCCTTACGGGTTCGACGCGCATGCCTTTTATCCCTGCTACGGCATGGCCGAGGCGACCGTCTGGATGACGGGCGGCACGCGCTGGCAGGACGTAAAGATCAAGAAGGTGAGCAAGGCCGGCCTGCAAGGCTTGAAGATCGGTGCTCCGGTGGATGATGCCGATGCGCAATCCGTCGTCGGGTGCGGCCTCGCGGGCATCGGGTCGAAGATCGCCATTGTCGATCCCGAAACCATGGCGCGGCTGCCCGCAGGCCGTATCGGCGAAATCTGGGGCCGCGGCCCGCATATAGCGCAAGGCTATTGGGAAAAGCCGGAAGCGACCAGCGAGACCTTCGGTGCGATGATTTCAGACGAGACCGAAGGTCCTTGGCTGCGCACCGGCGATCTCGGCTTCCTCGATGAGGACGGCGAAATTTATATCGCTGGCCGCATCAAAGACATCATCATCATTCGCGGCCGGAATTATTATCCGCAGGACATAGAGCATACGGTCCAATTGACCGATGAAGCCTTACGGCCGGGGTTCGGCGCGGCCTTCACCATCATCGCCGCGGACGAGCAGGAAAAGCTCGTCATCGTCCAGGAAGTCGAACGGACCCAGCGTCATCGGGCGGATCTGCCGGACATCGCCGGGAATGTCCGCGAGGCCGTGGCCGAGGCGCATGATCTTGCGGTTCACTGCATCATTCTCGTTCCGCCCGGCGTGGTGCCGAAGACAACGAGCGGCAAAATTCAGCGCCGTCTGACGCGGCAGCTCTGGCAGGACGGCGCGCTCGACATCCTGCATCAACTGTAG
- a CDS encoding WcbI family polysaccharide biosynthesis putative acetyltransferase — protein MDQSSSRTNEASSADRPVAAQKDGRRTIGFIGNCQAELLHRAFSRVAPGAEIRSFYHFFDVPEADRAAAAEELAQCDDLLVQDVKNFEDYTLRDAIPASANIIRFPVIWFAAPWPYDDFNGLRDAHARSLDDPSVHTTTYYDGALGKLRKLVPDPQARFEAYRQLDVPGLIRPERILDFEARRLEALDARFGTVIGKTILDGFRESQLFYTVNRPCGSLLAMLLDYVLAVSKIDVVRQPMPELDELQVIQSPVHPKIAETLGMTWVTADRTYQVHGQVMDFETYVRAYIARYS, from the coding sequence ATGGACCAATCGAGTAGCAGGACAAACGAGGCGTCTTCGGCCGATCGGCCTGTCGCCGCGCAGAAAGACGGACGCCGTACCATCGGCTTCATCGGCAATTGCCAGGCGGAGCTTTTGCATCGCGCCTTCAGCCGCGTGGCGCCGGGGGCTGAGATTCGGTCCTTCTATCATTTCTTCGATGTGCCGGAGGCAGATCGCGCAGCGGCGGCGGAAGAGCTCGCGCAATGCGACGATCTCCTCGTACAGGACGTCAAGAATTTCGAAGATTACACGCTGCGCGATGCGATCCCGGCGTCTGCGAATATCATCCGCTTCCCGGTCATCTGGTTTGCCGCGCCTTGGCCCTATGACGATTTCAACGGATTGCGCGACGCGCATGCGCGCAGCCTCGACGATCCGTCGGTGCATACGACGACCTATTACGATGGTGCGCTCGGCAAATTGCGCAAGCTCGTTCCAGACCCGCAGGCGCGGTTCGAGGCCTATAGGCAGCTCGACGTTCCAGGCCTCATCCGGCCGGAGCGCATTCTGGATTTCGAAGCGAGGCGGCTCGAGGCTTTGGATGCGCGCTTTGGCACGGTCATCGGCAAGACCATTCTCGACGGGTTCCGCGAGAGCCAATTGTTCTATACGGTCAACCGTCCCTGCGGATCCTTGCTGGCGATGCTGCTCGACTATGTGCTCGCCGTTTCGAAGATCGATGTCGTCCGACAGCCGATGCCGGAGCTCGACGAGCTGCAGGTGATCCAATCGCCGGTTCATCCGAAGATCGCGGAGACGCTTGGCATGACATGGGTGACCGCGGACCGCACCTATCAGGTCCATGGGCAGGTCATGGATTTCGAGACCTACGTGCGCGCCTATATCGCGCGCTACAGTTGA
- a CDS encoding DNA-3-methyladenine glycosylase I yields the protein MTEKHPVNHEDGRSRCQWPGSDPLYVAYHDHEWGVPEYDDRALFEKLVLDGFQAGLSWITILRRREAFRKAFDGFNPEKIIRYSDKKIEKLMGNSEIIRNRAKIVGTVSSAKAYLALQKEGGFSAYLWDFVDGRPIQSDFRTHRDIPAKTDLSIKMSKDLKKRGFAFCGPTIVYAFCQAVGIVNDHVEACFRREECRKLAKKPAR from the coding sequence ATGACTGAAAAGCACCCGGTGAATCACGAGGATGGACGCAGCCGCTGCCAATGGCCGGGCAGCGATCCACTCTATGTCGCCTATCACGATCATGAGTGGGGCGTGCCCGAATATGACGATCGGGCTCTGTTTGAAAAACTCGTGCTCGACGGCTTTCAGGCAGGCCTGTCGTGGATCACGATCCTGCGACGGCGTGAGGCCTTCCGGAAAGCCTTCGACGGATTCAATCCCGAGAAGATCATCCGCTACAGCGACAAGAAGATCGAAAAGCTGATGGGCAATTCGGAGATCATTCGCAACAGAGCGAAGATCGTCGGCACGGTGTCGTCGGCCAAGGCATATCTCGCGCTTCAAAAGGAAGGCGGCTTTTCGGCTTATCTCTGGGACTTCGTGGACGGGCGCCCGATCCAGAGCGACTTCCGGACTCACAGAGACATTCCGGCCAAAACCGACCTGTCGATCAAAATGTCCAAGGATCTGAAGAAGCGCGGCTTCGCCTTTTGCGGACCGACGATCGTCTATGCGTTTTGCCAGGCCGTCGGCATCGTCAACGATCATGTCGAAGCGTGTTTCCGGCGCGAGGAATGCCGCAAGCTGGCGAAGAAGCCCGCGCGCTAG
- a CDS encoding type II toxin-antitoxin system HicA family toxin, translated as MGADLYRQLCQLLKDGGCTFVRQGKGSHEIWRSPITNRNFTVPSNIVKTTSANAILKQAGLDKHF; from the coding sequence GTGGGTGCCGATCTATACCGGCAGCTTTGCCAGCTTCTGAAAGACGGCGGATGCACTTTTGTCCGGCAGGGCAAGGGCTCGCATGAGATTTGGCGTAGCCCGATTACGAACAGAAATTTCACCGTGCCCAGCAACATCGTCAAGACAACTTCGGCCAACGCCATTTTGAAGCAGGCAGGGCTCGACAAGCATTTCTAG
- a CDS encoding DUF1902 domain-containing protein — MRFVVHVEFDPEHKLYFVHESDIAGLTVEASSVDQLIEVVRDVGPDLLGEQAAAAEYDFLIHLPAAA; from the coding sequence ATGAGGTTTGTGGTTCATGTCGAATTCGACCCAGAGCATAAGCTCTATTTCGTGCATGAGTCCGACATAGCGGGCTTGACGGTCGAGGCGTCGAGCGTGGATCAGCTTATAGAGGTCGTCCGCGACGTAGGTCCCGATCTTTTGGGCGAACAGGCGGCTGCCGCCGAATATGATTTTCTGATCCATCTTCCCGCTGCCGCCTAA
- a CDS encoding AAA family ATPase — MNLQIERPFVETLVAQFPELAPLKDQLRFGNKVEIPATHLKLPQMVFLADLFEAGGPGLKLRAAQLKTLHAALSEGGKTFTADELEDVVPAIARWLIKDGVRGWLFTTAITNRPLPYVLTRLDFTPPADDTSAKIFLELKANVKGSVTTQTVRIQGPEIVGRTIPQIFAMKGFLKETPALLAEYDATTEKYFDWRAQYGTQFSANGTGFYADDPNSTHRDTDWTRKDVIVLSSSGTPARLVNDEGILTQRQLTMDATGDILGTYLRKAKKSDRYDNEDEVEESQKEIPKGMFTTLPVHAFVLMFHLELHHYIWVHVEDMEPYEYKPELKDKLVLPREQTDLIDILTAEMDVLMDDIVAGKSGGTTVLCCGPAGVGKTLTAEVYSEIIKRPLYRVHSGQLGLNVAAMETALKDVLTRAQRWGAIMLIDEADVYIKKRDDNIATNAVVGVFLRVLEYFNGLLFMTTNRVDDIDEAIVSRCIAMIKFHPPVADARRRIWGVMTEQFKLPVEPKLMDDLVYMFPTATGRDIKGLTKLTAKFCAHKQVKPTADVFIRCSIFRGLDLAPEYAETLAQAAE; from the coding sequence ATGAACCTTCAGATCGAGCGGCCTTTTGTTGAAACCCTGGTCGCGCAATTTCCGGAGCTCGCGCCGCTGAAGGACCAATTGCGGTTCGGTAACAAGGTCGAGATTCCCGCCACACATCTCAAATTGCCCCAAATGGTCTTCCTCGCCGATCTTTTTGAGGCCGGTGGACCCGGACTGAAGCTTCGTGCCGCACAGCTCAAAACTTTGCATGCAGCTTTGAGCGAGGGTGGCAAAACCTTCACCGCGGATGAATTGGAAGATGTGGTTCCGGCGATCGCACGCTGGCTCATCAAGGATGGTGTCAGAGGATGGCTTTTCACCACGGCCATTACCAACCGTCCTTTGCCCTACGTGCTGACGCGTCTTGATTTCACGCCGCCTGCAGATGACACCTCCGCCAAGATCTTTTTGGAATTGAAGGCTAACGTCAAGGGCTCGGTCACAACACAGACGGTTCGTATTCAAGGGCCGGAAATCGTCGGCCGCACGATTCCGCAGATTTTCGCCATGAAGGGCTTCCTCAAGGAAACGCCGGCCCTTCTCGCCGAATATGATGCGACGACCGAGAAATATTTCGATTGGCGCGCGCAATACGGCACTCAATTCTCGGCTAATGGCACAGGCTTTTACGCCGATGACCCGAATTCCACCCACCGCGATACGGATTGGACCCGCAAGGATGTGATCGTCCTTTCATCCAGCGGCACCCCGGCGCGCCTCGTCAATGACGAAGGCATCTTGACCCAGCGCCAGCTCACCATGGATGCCACGGGCGATATTCTTGGCACTTATCTGCGCAAAGCTAAGAAAAGCGACAGATACGACAATGAGGACGAAGTCGAAGAATCGCAGAAGGAAATCCCGAAGGGGATGTTCACGACGCTCCCGGTTCACGCTTTCGTGCTGATGTTCCATCTCGAATTGCACCATTATATTTGGGTGCATGTCGAAGATATGGAGCCTTACGAATACAAGCCGGAATTGAAGGATAAGCTCGTTCTGCCGCGTGAGCAGACCGATCTGATCGACATTCTCACGGCTGAGATGGACGTCCTGATGGACGATATTGTGGCGGGCAAATCGGGTGGTACAACTGTGCTCTGCTGCGGACCGGCGGGCGTCGGCAAGACGCTGACCGCCGAGGTCTATTCCGAAATCATCAAGCGGCCGCTCTATCGCGTTCATTCCGGCCAGCTCGGCTTGAATGTGGCCGCGATGGAAACGGCCTTGAAAGACGTGCTGACCCGCGCCCAACGTTGGGGTGCGATCATGCTGATCGACGAAGCCGACGTCTATATCAAGAAGCGCGACGACAATATCGCCACCAATGCCGTCGTCGGCGTGTTCTTGCGCGTTCTCGAATATTTTAACGGCCTGTTGTTCATGACGACAAACCGTGTCGACGATATCGATGAGGCCATCGTGTCGCGTTGTATCGCCATGATCAAGTTCCATCCGCCTGTGGCTGATGCGCGCCGCCGCATCTGGGGCGTCATGACGGAACAGTTCAAACTGCCCGTCGAACCGAAGCTGATGGATGATCTCGTCTATATGTTCCCTACGGCGACGGGCCGCGACATCAAGGGCCTCACGAAACTCACGGCGAAATTCTGCGCTCATAAGCAGGTTAAGCCGACGGCCGATGTGTTCATCCGCTGCTCGATCTTCCGGGGCCTCGATCTTGCGCCGGAATATGCGGAGACCCTGGCCCAGGCGGCGGAGTAG
- a CDS encoding YoaK family protein has translation MKKLPIAGLLSFNSGFVDTVGFFGLQGLFAAHVTGNFVTMGSSLVFGTQGIIGKLLVLPEFVAMVILTRWAGLFLAARKLPVLRPLLSLDLLFLIGFFILANVFGPFADADSPAALAASFTAVASMAILNAVQRVYLSDMPPITIMTGNTTQVALDAVDLMRDLDPDKKVVVRMRFLRTINSIFFFFVGCAAAILMHFHFGFWDLGVPVFIGLVCVILSHD, from the coding sequence ATGAAAAAACTCCCCATTGCCGGCCTTTTGAGTTTCAACAGCGGCTTTGTCGATACGGTCGGCTTTTTCGGCCTGCAAGGTCTTTTCGCGGCGCATGTCACCGGAAACTTCGTGACGATGGGCTCAAGCCTCGTCTTCGGGACGCAAGGCATCATCGGGAAGCTTCTTGTCCTGCCCGAATTCGTCGCGATGGTGATCCTCACGCGATGGGCCGGACTTTTCCTGGCAGCCCGGAAATTGCCCGTCCTGCGTCCGCTGCTGTCGCTTGATCTCCTCTTTCTCATCGGCTTTTTCATTCTTGCCAATGTCTTTGGGCCTTTCGCCGACGCGGATTCGCCCGCGGCTCTGGCCGCGAGCTTTACGGCCGTCGCCTCCATGGCCATCTTGAACGCCGTGCAACGCGTTTATCTGAGCGACATGCCGCCGATCACGATCATGACCGGCAATACGACTCAAGTCGCGCTCGATGCGGTCGATCTCATGCGCGACCTCGATCCCGACAAGAAAGTTGTCGTGCGCATGCGGTTTCTGCGCACGATCAACAGTATTTTCTTCTTCTTCGTCGGCTGCGCCGCCGCGATCCTGATGCATTTCCATTTCGGCTTTTGGGATCTCGGGGTACCGGTCTTCATCGGGCTCGTCTGCGTGATCCTCAGCCACGATTGA